CCCACCTCCACGCGCAGTGCATCGTTCCGCATGGCGCGATAGAGCCGACGCATCTCCTGTCCGAGGTACAACCGCTTCGCCGCTCCGCGCGTGGGAAAGGACGATCCCTCCTGCTTCATCCGCGTTCGCTTTCGTCGCATCATGATCCTCCTGACCGCGTAGCCACTCTCCATGCTACCGCGCGAGCCAGCATCCGTCAACTGTTGGGTCCTTTGCAAAATCAATTACCCTGTCATTGCGAGGAGCGATGCCACGAGTGACGTGGCAATCCGGGTCATCATAGGACGTGTGCACGTGCTCTTGTTGTCCGATGCATGCGCTCATGGCCCGGATTGCCGCGTCGCAAACTCCTCGCAATGACACTTGTGCAGCGATGCTTGTGGTATGATCATGGAACCACACGTAACACCGAAAGGAACATGCAGCTCTACCACTTCTACCACAGTACGCTCGCGCGGCGATTGTTCCGTTCCGAGCTCGGTCGGTTCGATCTCGCGGTGTGGCTCAACGTGTTCGGCCAATCGCTCGTGGGGGTCTTCATCCCCATCTTCCTCCTCCAACTGGACTACACGCTCGCGGAGGTCATGCGGTTCTACCTCCTCGCGATGGCGCTCAACGTGCCGCTCAACCTCGTCGGCCGATGGCTCGTGCAGCGCATCGGCGCGATGCGGACGATCGCCGTGGGGCTGGCCTCCCAGGTGCTGTTCTTCGCGCTGCTCTACGGGCTCACACCGAACAGCTGGCCCATGCTCTTCGCGCTCGCGCTCGTCGCCGCGCTCGCGGACGTGTGCTACTGGATCGCGCACCTCTACTTCTTCATCCGCGTGAGCCCGAACGATGAGAACGTCTCGCAGGACACGAGCATGCTCGAAATTACGCGGCACATCGGTGGCCTCTTCGCCCCTGCGATTGGCGCGGGCATCCTCCTCCTCGCCACCCAGCAGACGCTCATCGCACTCTCCGCGATCATCATCGCGCTCTCCATCGTGCCGATCCTCACCATCCGCGGCATCGCAGACAAACCCACGAGTCCGCCAATGCCCTTGCGCACGTTCTTCACCTGCTGGGACGATGCGCGTGACTACGTCGTGCGCTCGCTCCACAGCATCCACGCCGCAGCGGAGGGCATCGTCTGGCCGCTCTTCATCTACTTCACGTTCGCGACCATCGCATCGGTGGCGGCCGTACCCATCATCCTCGCGGTGACGACGATCATCTTCACGTTCTTCGTCGGACGCATACGGAAGGAATACCGCACGCACGCGATTACCATCGGCGCGCTCCTCACGGCCTGCATGTGGACGCTCCGCCCCTCATTGACGCGCCGATCTTCCTCTACGGGAGCATCTTCCTCATCGGTTTCTTCTCCGTGCTCATCGCCATTCCCGTGGACAGCAACATCTTTGAGGCAGGTGAGCGCAAGGACGCGCTCGGCGCATCCACGTACCGCAACACGTTCGGCATGTTCTCGCGGTTCGTCTTCTTCGGCATCATCGTCCTCCTCACCGAGGTCTTCCACCTGAGCTTCATCATCGCCGCGGCGAGCATGCTCGGCATCGTTGCAGTCGCCACGATCGCGCTCCCAAAAGACACGCGCCACGCGTGAGCGACGCGGAAACCAAACACCTCCCGATCGGGAGGTGTTTGGTGTTCGGTGGCCTGTAAGCCGAATTCTGTTTCCCTTGCGGGTGGTGATCATCTCTCTGGGCTGCGCATTACTGCGCAGCTCGATGCGGGGGTCATTCCCCTTGCACCGGGTAGGTGTTTGCCACGACGCCCCTCACGGGGCAGTCCCGCGTGCGCTCTTGCCGCACGATTTCACCCTTACCTATGCACACGAGGCATCGTCATAGGCGGTATCTTTTCTGTTGCGGTCCCCACGCGCGCCGGATGCTCGACCTCGCGCGGGGATCCCCTCCAAGATAGGAGGACTCTCCGTGGGCTCTGGGAGATTGTCGTGCGCTTGCGCGCCATACGATCTCCCTCATCCCCGTCGCTGTTAGCGACTACCTCCTTCCATCGGCCTTACGACCGATGGGGTGTTCGGACTTTCCTCCCCACTGTCCCGAGGGGCAGCAGGGCGATCACCCAACCACCGAACACACCAACCATAGCGGATTTTTATGCTATTGTCAAGAGAGGTATGATGTGCTACGGTGCGCTGTTCGAGAGTAAAAACCGTGATCGCCATGAAACGCTCCGAGCTCACCATCTCTGCGATCCTCGTGCCGCTCGACTACCTCGCCCTCCTCGGCGCGGCAGCGTTTGCGTATCGGATCAGGTTCCAGGAGCTTGAGGACATCCGCCCGATCATCTTCTCGCTCCCCTTCAGCGAGTTCCTCCCGCTCGCCGCGGCGATCGCGACGGTATGGATCGTCGTGTTCGCGTTCACCGGACTCTACGCGACGACTGCGCGACGCAACTGGCGTGCGGAGTTCGTCCGCATCGTCCTCGGGTCGAGCACGGGGTTCGCGCTCATCCTCGCAATCATGTTCTTCTCCCGCGAGCTCTTCTCGTCACGCTTCATCCTCCTCGCGAGCTGGCTCCTCGCGATCGTGTTCGTCACCGTGCTCCGCCTCCTCGTGCGCATCGTGGAGCGCGTCCTGTTCGCCCACGGCATCGGCGTGCACCGCATCGCGCTCATTGGCCGCGGCCGCGCCGCAGACGCGCTCGCGGACGCATTCGCCAAACGACCGAGCTTGGGCTTCCGCATCGTGGCGCAGTTCGATGCGTTCCCCAACCACGACGCCGCGGTGCGCCTCGAGCAGCTCTGGACGCAGCGCAAGGTGGACGAGGTCATTGACGCGACGACACCGCCGGATCCCGTGCGGCTCCAGCAGCTCATGGATTTCACGAACGACCACCACATCCCGCTCCGCTTTGCCGCAGACCTCCTCACCGCCGCAGCGACGCGTGTGGAGGTGGAGGTGTTCGCGGGCGTTCCGCTCGTGGGGCTCAAGCGCACCCCGCTCACGGGGTGGGGGCGCATCGCGAAGCGCACGTTCGACGTCGCCGCGTCGCTCCTCCTCCTCATCGCGCTCAGCCCGATCCTCCTCCTCATCGCGCTCGCGGTGCGCATCACCTCACGGGGACCGATCCTCATCCGACAGGAGCGCGTCGGCCAGGGCGGGCGCACGTTCACGTTCCTCAAGTTCCGCTCCATGCGTCACGGCGCACACGCGGAGTGGGAGCAGCTCCGTGCGCAGTCGGATCGAAGCGGGCCCGTGCCCAAAATCAAGAATGACCCCCGCGTGACGCGCGTCGGGAAGGCCCTCCGTCGCTGGTCACTCGATGAGCTCCCGCAGCTCTGGAACGTCCTCACCGGAACGATGTCGCTCGTCGGCCCGCGTCCGCACCTGCCGGAGGAAGTGGCGGACTACGAACGCCGCCACCGCGCTGTCCTCGCGCTCCGCCCGGGGATCACCGGACTCGCCCAGGTCTCCGGCCGCGCCGACCTCGAGTTCTCGGAAGAGGCGAGGATTGACACCTTCTACATCGAGCACTGGACCCTCGGCCGCGACCTCGTCATCCTCCTCCGCACCCCATTCGCGGTGCTTCGTGCAAAGGGGGCGTATTGACGCCGCCCCAACGCGGTGCTACCGTTCAGGCAGTACGATGATCCTTACACAAGCGAAAGGAGCTTAGTGATGCACGCGGAACTACTCATACACATCTACGACCCCGCGAAGTCCGACGAACGCGATGGGTTCTGCGGACAGGCCCTCATTCCCGTCACATTCGAAACCTGGGAACGACTCAGCAATGGAATCGCTGCACTCCCACGCAACGCCATCGAGCTGGGGGCTCAAGCGGAAGAGGTCATCAATCTCCCGTCCATCCGTGGTGGCTACGGCCCGAACACCACCGTCCGCGTCATGCAGATCATTATTCGCCGCTGAGCCGCAAGGAGGATCACGCCATGGAACCGACCGCATGCTCGACCCTCAGTGACCTCAAGGCCCGTCTCGTGCGTGCACGCGAGCTCCTCCGGGACATTTCCGACCCAACAACGGAGCAGGAGCGCACCGACGCCGTCCACACGATTGACATCGCGATGCTCATGCTCCATGTCCTCTGCGCGCACCGCGATGCCGTACGAGCGGACATGCTCGTCATCACCACGAATAGCACCCTCATCGCGCGACACCACGGAGTGCCGAAGCGCACCGACACGCGCAAACCGCCGTGAGACGATGAGACCGCCCGACGCATGTCGGGCGGTCTTCCTTTTCATGTACCACCCCGCGCCCATCGCTCGTATCGCTCGAGCACGCGCGGCACCCATCGCGCTTGGAGCACCGCCGCTTCTTCAGGTGTCACCCACCGGTACTCCGTGTGCTCTTCCGACAACCGCACGTCGGCCGACTGCGCCGCAAAGAGAAAAATCAACATCGTGATGGCCTGCCCATCATCGCGCGTGAAGAAGTGCACGTCGAGGACCTGCGTGGGCTCACCATCGAGCCCCGCCTCCTCATGCACCTCGCGCCGGCACCCCGCGTACGGGTCCTCCTGCGGCGAGAGTCGTCCACCCGGGAGGTCCCACTGCCCGGGGTGATGGACATCGTTCGGTCGCCGCTTGAGCATCAACAATCGCCCCGCATCGTTGACGATGATGGCTTTGACCGCAATGGCCTCGGGTCGAGAATCAAGCATACTGGAGCGCGCTGACGATCTTGGTACCATGCTACCATCACCCTTCGCACCTCGCTATGCGCCTCGCATTGGTCCACGACCACCTCAACCAGATCGGCGGGGCGGAACGAGTCCTCCTCACGCTCACGGACATCTACCCGCACGCACCGATCCACACGCTCCTCTACGACCCCGCGCAGGTCGCGGACTTCTTCCACGACCGCCGCATCGAGACGAGCTTCATCGAACGTCTCCCGGGTGGCAGGCGGTACTTCAAGTGGTTTCTCCCGTTCATGCCCACGGCGTTCGAGACGTTCGACCTCGCGGCGTACGATGTCGTCCTCTCGTCGTCGAGCGCGCTCTCGAAGGGCGTCATCACGCACCCGCACCAGCTCCACATCTGCTACTGCCACACGCCGACGCGCTACCTCTGGTCCGACACGCACGAGTACCTCGAGAAACTCCCGCAACGCCGTCGCGTCCGCCTCGTGCTCCCCATGATGCTCTCGCGGCTCCGCATGTGGGACTACCAAGCCGCGCAGCGGGTAGATCACTTCATTGCGAACTCACGGTGGGTGGCCGGACGCATCAAGAAGTACTACGGCCGCGATGCGGATGTCATCTACCCGCCCGTGTCCACCGGCTACTTCCGCGTCGGCGACGGTCGCGGCGGGTACTACGTCCTCGTCTCGCGGCTGCGACCGTACAAGAAGGTAGACATCGCCATCGAGGCGTGCAATCGCCTGAAGCTCCCGCTCGTCATCGTCGGGAAGGGCGAGGACGAAGCGCGACTCCGCGAGCTCGCCGGCCCCACGATCACCTTCAAGGGCTACGCGACCGAGGCGGAGAAGCGCGAGCTCCTCGCCAACGCCATCGCGTTCATCCACCCACAGGAGGAGGACTTCGGTATCACGCCGGTGGAAGCCATGGCGAGCGGGCGGCCGGTCATCGCGTTCCGGCGTGGCGGCGCCGTCGAGACGGTCATCGCCAACGAGACCGGCATCTTCTTTGACGAGCAGTCCTGGGAGGGACTCGCAGACGCACTCCTCCGCTTCCGCGCCATGCGCGGGACGTTCGACCCCGCCCGCATCCGCGCGCACGCCGAACAGTTCGACACGCGCGTGTTTCGCGAGAGGATCGCACGGTACGTGGAGGACCGATGGACCACATTTCGCGGACTTGACGCACCAACGCCCGCACGGGATACTGCCTGAAGAGAATATGTTTTGAGCATGCGCATCCTCATTGACCTCCGCTGTCTCCAGTCGCCCCCACCCCGCGGGGGTGTTGCGCACTACGCGGAAGACCTCACGCGGCACCTCCTCCGCAGGGACCGCGGCAATGCGTACGAGCTCTTCGCGAATGGGCTCGTAGCACCCGCCGCACACCTCCCCACATTTACCGCACCCCACGCGCGGTGGCGCATTTGGCGATTACCAAACAAGGTGTTCAAGGTCGCCCACGCCCTCAGCGTTCCCGCCGGACGCCTGGCACCGGATGTCGCGTGGCTCCCCAACCTCGACTACATCCCGTTTCTCCACCCCAAAACACGCATCGTCGTCACCGTGCACGACCTCAGCTTTGAACACTTCCCGGACTGCTTCACGACTCGCCAGCGCGCGTGGCATCGCCTCCTACGACCGCACAAGCTCCTCCACCGCGCAGATGCAATCGTTGCGGTGTCGGAGACGACGAAACGCGATATCATCGAAACGTACGGCATCCCCGAGGCGAAGGTGCATGTCATCATGCCGGGGATCGACTGCACACACGATGACGCGTCGGCTCCTCCCCTGAGCTGCGCATTGTGCTGCATCCTTCCGGAGGGATTTCCGTTCATCCTTTCGCTCTCGGAAATCTCACCGCGCAAGAACCTCGATGGACTCGTTGCCGCCTTCGAGTTGCTCGACACGCCACTGCACCTCGTCATCGCCGGCAAGTCCGGCAGTGCAGTGCGTGCGCTCCGCAGACAGATCACACGCTCGCCGGCAGCGGACCGCATCCACCTCATCGGCGCGGTCGCGGAGCATGAAAAAACCGCGCTCCTCGCGCGGGCGACATGCTTCGTCGTGCCAAGTTTCTGGGAGGGCTTCGGATTCCCGCCGCTCGAGGCCATGGTCGCGGGCGTGCCGGTCATCGCCTCTGCGCACGGCTCGCTCCCGGAGGTCCTCGGCGATGCCGCGCTGTTCGTGGACCCGCGCGATCCCGCTGCGATCGCTCGCGCGCTCCGCCTCGTGACGACCGATGCGGCGTTCCATGCCACGCTCATCGCACGTGGTAGTACACAGGCGCGGAAGTACCAGTGGAACGACGCAGCGGAACAACTCCATCACATCCTCACTGAGCGCATGGCTCGCTAGCCCACGATCAAAAAATCCGCGCGCCGTGCACCTTCCGGCGCACGCGCTCCCGCTCGCCCCTGTCGCGGTACGTCTCCACCGCAGCGCAGACCTCGCTCGCCGTCGGTGCTTCCGCGAGATGCACAAACCCAAGATCAAATCCGCGGAGTGCCTCGACGATGTGCTCACGCACCTCCGTATCCTCGCCCACGCGCTCTGCGAGTCGCCGGAGTGCGGCGAGGTGCTCGTCAATCTCGTGGAGGATCGCCTGGTACTCACGCACGAGTCGGTCGTACGCCGCGGGCTGCGCATCAACCTGCTCACGCACATGCACCTGGGCATCCCGCCGAGCATCCAGGAGGAGCGTGCAGAGTGCCCCCCACTCTCCCGCGGGGAAGAACGACCCCACGGTACCGGCATCGTGGAGGTCCGCAAGCGAGCGACCCGTCGCCTTGAACGCTGCGAAGTGCTCACGCATCGTACTCGTCAAACGTTTTGTGAACAACGCATGATCATTCGCCGCGAGCTCCGTGCGGATGAGTGCCTCAAAGGCCTTGCGGTAGGGCCAGAGGAGCCGCCCGAATGCAATGAGCGCGTGCTCCACCTCCTGCGCCGATGCAGGCGGATGGGTACGAAACTGCTGGTAGGCGGCGACGAGCGCACGCGTCACCGGCTCCGGCACGCGCGGTGGCGGATCGTTCACGAACTGCAGGAGCGCGGTCATCGTATGTTGCTGGGGATGGGGCACAAGGGAGTACGGATCGTGAACGAGGCGAGCATCCATAGTATACCATGGACGTATATGGTACGCATCGGCATAGACGCACGACTCTACGGCGTGGAGTCCGGCACAGGGATTGGGCGGTACACCCAGGAGCTCCTCGCGCAGTTCGCGGGGCTCCCGCAAACCCATGCCATGATGGAGTTCGTGGTCTTCCTCCAGGCAGCGGGGTACCGCGAGTTCGTATGTCCGAATGAGCACTGGACGAAAGTGCTCGCGGACTTCCGACCGTACTCGGTCGCGGCGCAGACGCACTTCCCGCGCGTCATCCGTAACGCGCATGTGGACTTCATGCACTTCACGCACTTTGACCACCCGCGCGTATACCGCGCGCCGTTCATCGTGACAATCCATGACCTCATCCTCCTCAACCACCCGAGCGCCCGCGCATCAACGCTCGGGCCACTGAGATTCCGCGTGAAGTTCGCAATGTACCAACGCATCCTCGCGCACGCCGTCCACGAAAGCTTCCGCATCCTCACGCCGTCGCAGACCGTGAAGGATCAAATCGTCAAACGGTTCGGCGTACTTCCAGAGAAGGTCATCCCGACGTACCTCGGCATCGATCACCGCGGGGGCGGCAGTACATCCGGTGCCGGTGAACGCCGCAACCGCGCAGTGCCACCCTACCTCCTCTACATCGGCAATGCGTACCCACACAAGAACGTCGAGCAGCTCATCCGCGTGATGCCGGAGGCACGCAAGCGCATTCCCGGACTCCGACTCGTGCTCGTCGGCCGTGAAGATGATTTCTCCCGACGCCTACGCCGCGAGGTTGTCGCGCACGACTTCCCACATGATGCGGTCGTCTTCTTTGGTCCCGCGACGGATGAGGAGCGAACACAATTGTTGCGCGGTGCAGCAGCGTACGTGACGGCGAGTTTCGATGAAGGTTTCGCGCTTCCGCCTGTGGAAGCACTCGCACTGGACACACCGGTCATTGCGTCAGATATCCCCATCCATCGAGAGATTCTCGCGGATGCCGCTTTGTTTTTTACGAAAAACAATGACAAATCACTCGTGGAGCAAATCGTCACAACGATCACTTCACGGGGTTCCTATGATACGATAGAGAGAACGAAGCGTGCACACCGCTTCACCTGGGGTGCGTGTGTACAGGAGACGCTCCTGGCATACCGAGAAGTTACGACGCTCCTCCGCGCACGATCACCCGCTACACCATGGCCACACGTCGAACCACCAAACGCGCCGCAACACGTCCGCGGGGAACCGTAGACGCGTTCTCGACCGCGCTCCTCCTCCCGGGCATCCACCCGTGGCTCAAGGAGTACCTCGCAGAGGAGAACCTCGTCACGACTACGGACGAAGCCGATGGAGCATTGCCGGAGTGGGAGTCCATCCCCCACCCGACAACCTCGATCGCAACGCTCATCGCCGATGCGGCGGACGCGACGCTGCCACACGTCGCCCAGCAAGCGGTGCGCCCGCCAGCCGTCCGAGCCGCCCACGCTGCAGAGATACTCCCGCGCCCTGTCCGAACCCCCGCACCCGCTCGTCCGCCGGAGGTGCTCATCCGCGCGCCGCTACTCGAGCATTCGGAAGTGCCAGTACCGCGCATCGTACTCCGAACGACACCCGTGGCGCGCACGCCGCAACCGCTTGCCGCGCCCCCCGCGGGAGCCCGTCACTCCACCGCGCCCACGCCATTTGCCATTCCGATGGATGCCGGCACGCACGGTGCCGCCCCATCAACGCACCTCCTACGCATCGCGCGGCCGCAACAGCAACGCGCGCCCGCGCGCATCGCGCCAAACCTCCTCGCCGTGCTCCAGTCCACGGCAACCACCACGCAGCGCCGCGTCCGAACAACCGTCACCGCCGCGAGCGTGAAGACGCGCGAGCGTCTCGCACAGCGCACCACCGATGCGGCTCCGTGGCCCAAGATTCCCTCCCCGTACGATGAGCTCCTCATCGTCAATGTCGTCGCTGGGCCCCTCGAACTCTGCTGGCGCGCCTTCGGTTGGCAGTGGTACCACACCGCCCGGACACTCCTCGCCGCACCGTCTGCGCAATCCGCTGAGCCCCGTCGCGTGCAGCGAG
The bacterium DNA segment above includes these coding regions:
- a CDS encoding glycosyltransferase, translating into MRLALVHDHLNQIGGAERVLLTLTDIYPHAPIHTLLYDPAQVADFFHDRRIETSFIERLPGGRRYFKWFLPFMPTAFETFDLAAYDVVLSSSSALSKGVITHPHQLHICYCHTPTRYLWSDTHEYLEKLPQRRRVRLVLPMMLSRLRMWDYQAAQRVDHFIANSRWVAGRIKKYYGRDADVIYPPVSTGYFRVGDGRGGYYVLVSRLRPYKKVDIAIEACNRLKLPLVIVGKGEDEARLRELAGPTITFKGYATEAEKRELLANAIAFIHPQEEDFGITPVEAMASGRPVIAFRRGGAVETVIANETGIFFDEQSWEGLADALLRFRAMRGTFDPARIRAHAEQFDTRVFRERIARYVEDRWTTFRGLDAPTPARDTA
- a CDS encoding MFS transporter, translating into MQLYHFYHSTLARRLFRSELGRFDLAVWLNVFGQSLVGVFIPIFLLQLDYTLAEVMRFYLLAMALNVPLNLVGRWLVQRIGAMRTIAVGLASQVLFFALLYGLTPNSWPMLFALALVAALADVCYWIAHLYFFIRVSPNDENVSQDTSMLEITRHIGGLFAPAIGAGILLLATQQTLIALSAIIIALSIVPILTIRGIADKPTSPPMPLRTFFTCWDDARDYVVRSLHSIHAAAEGIVWPLFIYFTFATIASVAAVPIILAVTTIIFTFFVGRIRKEYRTHAITIGALLTACMWTLRPSLTRRSSSTGASSSSVSSPCSSPFPWTATSLRQVSARTRSAHPRTATRSACSRGSSSSASSSSSPRSST
- a CDS encoding sugar transferase → MKRSELTISAILVPLDYLALLGAAAFAYRIRFQELEDIRPIIFSLPFSEFLPLAAAIATVWIVVFAFTGLYATTARRNWRAEFVRIVLGSSTGFALILAIMFFSRELFSSRFILLASWLLAIVFVTVLRLLVRIVERVLFAHGIGVHRIALIGRGRAADALADAFAKRPSLGFRIVAQFDAFPNHDAAVRLEQLWTQRKVDEVIDATTPPDPVRLQQLMDFTNDHHIPLRFAADLLTAAATRVEVEVFAGVPLVGLKRTPLTGWGRIAKRTFDVAASLLLLIALSPILLLIALAVRITSRGPILIRQERVGQGGRTFTFLKFRSMRHGAHAEWEQLRAQSDRSGPVPKIKNDPRVTRVGKALRRWSLDELPQLWNVLTGTMSLVGPRPHLPEEVADYERRHRAVLALRPGITGLAQVSGRADLEFSEEARIDTFYIEHWTLGRDLVILLRTPFAVLRAKGAY
- a CDS encoding glycosyltransferase family 1 protein, with protein sequence MRILIDLRCLQSPPPRGGVAHYAEDLTRHLLRRDRGNAYELFANGLVAPAAHLPTFTAPHARWRIWRLPNKVFKVAHALSVPAGRLAPDVAWLPNLDYIPFLHPKTRIVVTVHDLSFEHFPDCFTTRQRAWHRLLRPHKLLHRADAIVAVSETTKRDIIETYGIPEAKVHVIMPGIDCTHDDASAPPLSCALCCILPEGFPFILSLSEISPRKNLDGLVAAFELLDTPLHLVIAGKSGSAVRALRRQITRSPAADRIHLIGAVAEHEKTALLARATCFVVPSFWEGFGFPPLEAMVAGVPVIASAHGSLPEVLGDAALFVDPRDPAAIARALRLVTTDAAFHATLIARGSTQARKYQWNDAAEQLHHILTERMAR
- a CDS encoding NUDIX domain-containing protein is translated as MLDSRPEAIAVKAIIVNDAGRLLMLKRRPNDVHHPGQWDLPGGRLSPQEDPYAGCRREVHEEAGLDGEPTQVLDVHFFTRDDGQAITMLIFLFAAQSADVRLSEEHTEYRWVTPEEAAVLQARWVPRVLERYERWARGGT
- a CDS encoding glycosyltransferase family 1 protein, producing the protein MVRIGIDARLYGVESGTGIGRYTQELLAQFAGLPQTHAMMEFVVFLQAAGYREFVCPNEHWTKVLADFRPYSVAAQTHFPRVIRNAHVDFMHFTHFDHPRVYRAPFIVTIHDLILLNHPSARASTLGPLRFRVKFAMYQRILAHAVHESFRILTPSQTVKDQIVKRFGVLPEKVIPTYLGIDHRGGGSTSGAGERRNRAVPPYLLYIGNAYPHKNVEQLIRVMPEARKRIPGLRLVLVGREDDFSRRLRREVVAHDFPHDAVVFFGPATDEERTQLLRGAAAYVTASFDEGFALPPVEALALDTPVIASDIPIHREILADAALFFTKNNDKSLVEQIVTTITSRGSYDTIERTKRAHRFTWGACVQETLLAYREVTTLLRARSPATPWPHVEPPNAPQHVRGEP